One genomic segment of Hordeum vulgare subsp. vulgare chromosome 2H, MorexV3_pseudomolecules_assembly, whole genome shotgun sequence includes these proteins:
- the LOC123430725 gene encoding UPF0481 protein At3g47200-like has translation MQMQVAYDYEYQLAVADYWEGRPTMEPNVWVPALPLQMTVAAPASNTDLVVSSGGQQQLVQKSADHQHAVELMFKEATQSLKHTVDKMEMKMHLFPASMEVLAESYARPKMVSMGPYHHGETPALQQMESIKHAAAGHFIDDSGCSIQEVYGSVCAVAGVARSHYDADKLGDLSDDEFNPMMFFDGCFLLQYMLFWCKDDSGDDDGTAPAVRVHPSLCSVFSANDSRIFCDLMLLENQLPWVVVDTLKNFMPGLDMKTFIGLVKTNSLHARTALFYNPPELDDSYIPPHLLGLLRYYIVGTTDNSTSASQVEIDLTDKAEKVSISVSVIELAEMGIEVTANENKEELRKMCIEKSCFTGELRLASVSLDDANASFLVNMAAFELCTTPDFAQVDDEMSTVCSYLCLLGMVTDSVGDVQELRNKHILEGGAGLTNEDALKLFNELEKHLRPGNSYYSIIRAIENYRSNRRPWIMFYRFCYRNRTAIIATLSAVAGLAGFLGTLKSFK, from the coding sequence ATGCAGATGCAGGTAGCTTACGATTACGAGTATCAGCTGGCCGTGGCTGATTACTGGGAGGGAAGGCCGACCATGGAACCAAATGTATGGGTTCCTGCCCTCCCTTTGCAGATGACAGTTGCTGCTCCTGCTAGCAACACTGATCTGGTGGTCAGCTCCGGCGGACAGCAGCAGCTGGTTCAGAAGAGTGCTGATCATCAGCACGCGGTTGAACTAATGTTCAAGGAAGCAACACAATCACTCAAGCATACAGTAGACAAGATGGAAATGAAGATGCACCTGTTCCCCGCAAGCATGGAAGTGCTGGCTGAGTCGTACGCGCGCCCCAAGATGGTGTCCATGGGCCCTTACCACCACGGCGAGACCCCAGCCCTCCAGCAGATGGAGAGCATCAAGCATGCGGCCGCCGGCCACTTCATCGACGACTCGGGCTGCTCCATCCAGGAGGTGTATGGGTCGGTCTGTGCGGTCGCAGGCGTGGCCCGCAGCCACTACGACGCGGACAAGCTGGGGGATCTCAGCGACGACGAGTttaatcctatgatgttctttgaTGGCTGCTTCCTGCTGCAGTATATGCTGTTTTGGTGCAAAGACGACAGCGGCGATGATGACGGGACGGCGCCGGCTGTCCGTGTGCATCCGTCGCTGTGTAGTGTTTTCAGCGCCAACGACAGCCGCATCTTCTGTGACCTCATGCTGCTCGAGAACCAGCTCCCTTGGGTGGTGGTGGACACGCTCAAGAACTTCATGCCTGGCCTGGACATGAAAACGTTTATTGGACTCGTGAAAACAAACAGTCTGCACGCCCGCACAGCGCTCTTCTATAATCCTCCTGAGTTGGACGATAGCTACATACCGCCGCATCTGCTTGGCCTCCTACGATACTATATTGTAGGAACTACCGACAATAGTACTAGTGCTAGTCAAGTCGAGATCGACCTAACTGACAAGGCCGAAAAAGTATCAATTTCTGTCAGCGTCATTGAGCTTGCTGAGATGGGCATTGAGGTCACAgctaatgaaaataaagaagagctAAGGAAGATGTGCATCGAGAAGTCGTGCTTCACCGGCGAGCTCAGGTTGGCGTCAGTGTCCCTTGACGATGCAAACGCAAGCTTCCTCGTCAACATGGCGGCTTTCGAGCTGTGCACGACCCCTGATTTTGCTCAAGTTGATGATGAAATGTCTACTGTGTGCTCCTACCTCTGCCTCCTGGGCATGGTCACGGACAGTGTTGGTGATGTGCAGGAGCTGCGAAACAAGCATATCCTGGAAGGAGGAGCAGGTCTCACTAACGAGGACGCGCTCAAGCTGTTCAACGAACTAGAGAAGCACCTGCGCCCAGGGAACAGCTACTACAGCATCATTAGAGCTATCGAAAACTACAGGTCCAATAGGCGGCCGTGGATCATGTTTTACAGGTTCTGTTACAGAAACCGAACAGCCATCATCGCGACGTTGTCTGCCGTTGCTGGACTTGCAGGTTTCCTCGGGACGCTCAAGTCTTTCAAGTAA